A window of the Mucilaginibacter sp. cycad4 genome harbors these coding sequences:
- a CDS encoding DUF4295 domain-containing protein — translation MAKKVVATLKVAGKGKEYSKVITMNKSPKTGAYSFKEQIVPNDLVKDAIAGKTI, via the coding sequence ATGGCAAAGAAAGTAGTTGCAACACTGAAAGTAGCAGGTAAAGGCAAAGAATATTCAAAAGTGATCACCATGAATAAATCACCTAAAACCGGTGCTTATTCATTCAAAGAGCAAATTGTCCCTAACGATTTAGTTAAGGATGCAATTGCAGGTAAAACTATATAA
- a CDS encoding GxxExxY protein gives MGKFENDPLTEKIIGCCYEVHRFLGPGFNEKIYANALQYQLTSQGLIFEAEREFNVFFKDQYVGKFRCDLFVENMVIVELKSVTGIMPVLFTNQVLSYLKASKIKTGLLINFGNSSCEIKRISI, from the coding sequence ATGGGAAAGTTTGAAAATGATCCGCTTACTGAAAAGATAATTGGGTGTTGTTATGAGGTTCATCGGTTTTTAGGTCCCGGATTTAATGAAAAAATTTACGCGAATGCATTGCAATATCAACTCACTTCACAAGGTTTAATTTTTGAAGCCGAAAGGGAATTTAACGTATTCTTTAAGGATCAATATGTCGGTAAGTTTAGATGTGATCTGTTTGTTGAAAACATGGTGATTGTTGAACTTAAATCAGTTACTGGAATTATGCCCGTGCTATTTACAAACCAAGTATTGTCATATCTAAAAGCGAGTAAAATTAAAACCGGATTGTTGATTAACTTTGGCAATTCAAGTTGTGAAATAAAGAGGATCTCCATTTAG
- the ftsY gene encoding signal recognition particle-docking protein FtsY, with amino-acid sequence MGLFDFFKKKENTQQEQQALDTGLEKTKDNFFSKITKAIAGKSTVDDDVLDELEEILVTSDVGVSTTLKIIDRIQARVARDKYVSTNELNTLLKDEIQQLLAENNSNDFRNFEYGDHKPYVIMVVGVNGVGKTTTIGKLAHKLKQAGNQVVLGAADTFRAAAVDQIKLWGERVGVKVVAQAMGSDPASVAYDTLRSAVANGDDVAIIDTAGRLHNKVGLMNELTKIKNVMQKVIPGAPHEILLVLDASTGQNAIEQCKQFTEATNVNALALTKLDGTAKGGVVIGISDQFRIPVKYIGVGEGMDHLQLFDRQAFVDSLFKQ; translated from the coding sequence ATGGGATTATTTGATTTTTTTAAGAAAAAGGAAAACACGCAGCAGGAACAGCAAGCGCTTGATACCGGTTTGGAAAAAACCAAGGATAACTTTTTTTCAAAGATCACCAAAGCCATCGCCGGTAAATCAACCGTTGATGATGATGTGTTGGATGAGCTGGAAGAGATCCTGGTTACATCAGACGTTGGCGTAAGCACCACCCTTAAGATCATCGACAGGATCCAGGCCCGTGTTGCCCGTGATAAATATGTAAGCACCAACGAGCTGAACACCCTGCTAAAAGATGAAATTCAGCAACTCCTCGCCGAAAATAATAGTAACGACTTCCGCAATTTTGAATATGGCGACCATAAGCCATATGTAATTATGGTGGTTGGCGTTAACGGTGTAGGTAAAACCACTACTATAGGCAAGCTGGCCCACAAGCTAAAACAGGCCGGTAACCAGGTAGTTTTAGGTGCGGCCGATACCTTCCGCGCAGCCGCAGTCGACCAGATTAAACTTTGGGGAGAGCGTGTTGGCGTAAAGGTTGTTGCCCAGGCCATGGGGTCAGACCCGGCTTCGGTTGCTTATGATACCCTTCGCTCGGCGGTAGCCAACGGCGATGATGTAGCTATTATAGATACTGCCGGTCGTTTGCATAATAAAGTTGGCCTGATGAACGAGCTTACCAAGATCAAGAACGTAATGCAAAAGGTGATCCCCGGTGCCCCGCATGAGATACTGCTGGTACTGGATGCCTCGACCGGGCAAAACGCCATTGAACAATGCAAGCAGTTTACAGAGGCTACCAATGTAAATGCCCTGGCGTTAACCAAGCTTGACGGTACAGCCAAAGGCGGTGTAGTAATAGGTATATCAGATCAGTTCAGGATTCCGGTAAAATATATAGGTGTAGGCGAAGGCATGGATCACTTGCAGCTGTTTGACAGGCAGGCGTTTGTGGATTCATTGTTTAAACAATAG
- the rpmG gene encoding 50S ribosomal protein L33, translating to MAKKGNRVQVILECTEHKTSGMPGMSRYITTKNKKNTTERLELKKFNPVLRKVTVHKEIK from the coding sequence ATGGCAAAAAAAGGCAACAGGGTTCAGGTGATTTTAGAGTGCACCGAACACAAAACAAGCGGTATGCCAGGCATGTCTCGCTATATCACCACTAAGAACAAAAAAAATACAACTGAAAGATTAGAGTTGAAAAAATTCAACCCTGTTTTGAGGAAAGTAACAGTTCACAAAGAGATTAAATAA
- the rpmB gene encoding 50S ribosomal protein L28, whose protein sequence is MSRICDLTGKGSIVGNNVSNSNVKTKRRFHPNLKLKKFYIPEEDKWITLKVSTSAVKTISKNGITACINKFVKKGYI, encoded by the coding sequence ATGTCAAGAATTTGTGATCTAACAGGAAAAGGATCTATCGTAGGTAACAACGTTTCAAACTCAAACGTTAAAACAAAACGCAGGTTTCATCCTAACTTGAAACTTAAAAAGTTTTATATTCCTGAAGAAGATAAATGGATTACCTTAAAGGTATCTACTTCTGCTGTAAAAACTATCAGCAAAAACGGTATTACCGCCTGCATCAATAAATTTGTTAAAAAAGGCTACATTTAG
- a CDS encoding amino acid permease, with translation MSEKNKLGLWTSTSLVIGNMIGAGIFLMPAAMASFGSIGLLGWVFSAIGSFFLAKVFSNLSKLLPHATGGPYAYTRDGLGDFIGFLVAWGYYLAVACANAAITISFVSALSTFFPILGSSNVIAVSTGLCSIWLLAYINTLGVVTGGKLQLVTTILKVLPLLLVAIGGLFFIKAANFSPFNASGTGIVSALQATATMTMFAFIGIESATVPSGSVANPEKTVARATMLGLLITTFIYILGSVSVIGIIPAAQLQKSLTPYADTVVIIYGGSARYWVSAGIAIAAFGSLNGWTLLQGQVPYAISKDQLFPPIFSRTNKKGVPYMGIIISSIMVSLFMAMNYTKGLVAQFKFLLLLSLLSVLIPYLLSAAAYLVIRVRKSPKAGGWAGAIALAILAFAYALWAIAGAGQEAVYYGFLLLMAGIPFYVWAAFRKNAN, from the coding sequence ATGTCCGAGAAAAACAAATTAGGCCTGTGGACCAGCACCTCGCTGGTGATTGGCAATATGATAGGTGCAGGCATTTTCCTGATGCCGGCGGCTATGGCATCATTCGGGAGCATTGGTTTACTGGGCTGGGTATTTTCGGCGATAGGCTCATTTTTTTTGGCGAAGGTTTTCAGTAACCTGAGCAAGCTTCTCCCTCACGCCACCGGCGGCCCATATGCCTACACCCGCGACGGGCTGGGCGATTTCATTGGCTTTTTAGTTGCCTGGGGATATTATCTTGCAGTGGCCTGCGCCAACGCGGCCATCACTATCTCGTTTGTGAGTGCCTTAAGCACCTTTTTTCCAATATTAGGCAGCAGCAATGTTATTGCGGTGAGTACGGGTTTGTGCTCGATATGGTTATTAGCTTATATAAATACGCTGGGCGTTGTTACCGGCGGCAAGCTACAATTGGTTACCACTATTTTAAAAGTGTTACCACTGCTGCTGGTAGCTATCGGCGGTTTATTTTTTATCAAGGCGGCAAACTTCAGCCCCTTTAACGCCAGCGGTACCGGTATAGTCAGCGCCCTGCAGGCAACAGCTACTATGACCATGTTTGCGTTTATAGGCATTGAAAGCGCTACTGTACCATCGGGCAGTGTAGCTAATCCCGAAAAAACGGTGGCCAGGGCAACCATGCTTGGGCTACTCATCACCACTTTTATCTATATATTGGGGAGTGTAAGTGTTATCGGCATTATCCCGGCAGCACAACTGCAAAAATCGCTTACGCCTTATGCCGATACCGTGGTGATCATCTACGGCGGCAGCGCCCGTTATTGGGTTAGCGCAGGTATTGCCATCGCCGCTTTCGGTTCGCTGAACGGGTGGACGTTATTGCAGGGACAAGTGCCTTATGCCATTTCAAAAGATCAACTTTTCCCGCCAATATTCAGCCGCACTAATAAGAAGGGTGTGCCTTATATGGGTATTATCATCAGTAGTATTATGGTATCGCTGTTTATGGCTATGAATTATACCAAGGGCCTGGTAGCACAGTTTAAGTTCCTGCTGCTGCTTTCGTTGTTGAGTGTTTTAATCCCATATTTGTTATCGGCGGCGGCTTACCTGGTTATCCGGGTACGAAAAAGCCCAAAGGCAGGAGGCTGGGCCGGAGCTATAGCATTGGCTATACTGGCATTTGCTTATGCGCTTTGGGCTATTGCGGGAGCCGGACAGGAGGCAGTATATTATGGTTTCCTACTGCTTATGGCCGGCATCCCATTTTATGTTTGGGCCGCATTCAGGAAGAATGCGAATTAG
- the acs gene encoding acetate--CoA ligase, which yields MKITSFEEYKKVYQQSVEQPEQFWAGIADNFLWQKKWDTVLDWNFKEPKIKWFQGAKLNITENCLDRHLETLGDKPAIIWEPNDPEEDHRILTYRQLHDKVCQFANVLKNNGAKKGDRVCIYMPMIPELAIAVLACARIGAIHSVVFGGFSAQSIADRINDAECNIVITCDGGKRGNKEVPLKTVIDDALVQCRSVKKVIVLTRSRTPVSMIKGRDVWWEDEIKKVETQGNPSCPAEVMDAEDMLFILYTSGSTGKPKGVVHTCGGYMVYAGYTFANVFQYNQGEVYFCTADIGWITGHSYIVYGPLSQGATTLMFEGIPTYPDCGRFWEIVDKFKVNILYTAPTAIRSLMSFGLDNVNNKDLSSLKKLGSVGEPINEEAWHWFDDNIGKNRCPIVDTWWQTENGGIMISPIAGITPTKPGYATLPLPGVQPVLVDENGQVIEGNGVSGNLCIKFPWPGMLRTTYGDHERCRTTYFATYENMYFTGDGCLRDQDGYYRITGRVDDVLNVSGHRIGTAEVENAINMHSSVVESAVVGYPHDIKGQGVYAYVVSPDKHGDEEITRKDIIMTVSRIIGPIAKPDKIQFVTGLPKTRSGKIMRRILRKIAEGDTSNLGDTSTLLDPSVVDEIKAGAL from the coding sequence ATGAAAATTACATCATTTGAAGAGTACAAAAAAGTTTACCAGCAAAGTGTTGAGCAGCCCGAGCAATTTTGGGCCGGCATTGCCGATAATTTTTTATGGCAAAAAAAGTGGGACACCGTATTGGACTGGAACTTTAAGGAGCCTAAGATCAAATGGTTCCAGGGGGCAAAGCTCAATATTACCGAAAACTGCCTCGACCGCCATCTGGAAACCCTTGGCGATAAACCAGCCATCATCTGGGAACCAAACGATCCGGAAGAAGATCACCGGATATTAACATACCGCCAGCTGCATGATAAGGTTTGCCAGTTTGCCAACGTGCTCAAAAACAATGGTGCAAAAAAAGGTGATCGTGTTTGTATCTATATGCCAATGATCCCTGAGCTGGCTATCGCTGTTTTAGCCTGCGCCCGTATTGGTGCTATTCACTCGGTAGTGTTTGGTGGTTTTTCTGCACAATCCATTGCCGATAGGATTAATGATGCTGAATGTAATATCGTGATCACCTGCGATGGTGGTAAGCGTGGCAATAAAGAAGTGCCACTTAAAACTGTGATCGACGATGCATTGGTACAATGCCGTTCGGTGAAAAAAGTGATCGTACTTACCCGCAGCCGTACTCCGGTATCCATGATCAAAGGCCGTGATGTTTGGTGGGAAGATGAAATTAAAAAAGTTGAAACACAAGGTAACCCAAGCTGCCCTGCCGAAGTTATGGACGCCGAGGATATGCTGTTCATCCTGTACACCTCAGGCTCAACCGGTAAACCTAAAGGTGTGGTACATACCTGCGGTGGTTACATGGTTTATGCGGGCTATACTTTCGCCAATGTATTCCAATACAACCAGGGCGAGGTATATTTTTGTACTGCCGATATCGGCTGGATCACCGGGCACTCCTATATAGTATACGGCCCGCTTTCGCAGGGAGCCACTACTTTGATGTTTGAGGGTATTCCAACCTATCCTGATTGCGGCCGTTTTTGGGAGATTGTAGATAAATTTAAAGTAAACATATTATATACTGCGCCAACAGCTATCCGCTCACTGATGAGCTTCGGGTTGGACAACGTAAATAATAAAGACCTGAGCTCGCTTAAAAAATTAGGCTCTGTAGGCGAACCTATTAACGAGGAAGCATGGCATTGGTTTGATGACAACATCGGCAAAAACCGCTGCCCAATTGTTGACACCTGGTGGCAAACCGAAAATGGCGGTATCATGATTTCTCCTATCGCCGGCATTACCCCAACCAAACCGGGTTATGCTACTTTACCTTTACCGGGAGTACAACCTGTTTTGGTTGATGAAAACGGACAGGTGATTGAAGGTAACGGTGTAAGCGGCAATCTGTGTATCAAATTCCCTTGGCCGGGCATGCTGCGCACTACTTATGGTGATCATGAGCGCTGCCGCACCACTTACTTTGCTACTTACGAAAACATGTATTTCACCGGAGATGGCTGCCTGCGCGATCAGGATGGCTATTACCGCATTACCGGTCGCGTGGATGACGTGCTGAACGTATCCGGTCACCGCATCGGCACTGCCGAAGTGGAGAATGCCATCAATATGCACAGCAGCGTGGTTGAATCGGCAGTGGTTGGATATCCGCATGATATTAAAGGCCAGGGTGTTTATGCATACGTGGTTAGCCCTGATAAACATGGCGATGAAGAAATTACACGTAAGGATATCATCATGACGGTATCGCGTATCATTGGCCCGATAGCCAAGCCTGATAAGATCCAGTTTGTAACCGGCCTGCCAAAAACACGTTCGGGCAAGATCATGCGCCGCATTTTGCGCAAGATTGCTGAAGGCGATACCTCAAACCTTGGCGATACCAGTACGCTGCTCGATCCATCTGTAGTTGATGAGATTAAAGCTGGAGCATTATAA
- a CDS encoding DUF4276 family protein, with product MKRIIIICEGQTEQEFCKDVLQPHFNSKEIYLHLPTIKRSGGGIVPWPAFKKQIENHLLQDKEAFVTTFVDYYGIHDKHNFPEWGMSKQMIDKNAKMTFLESSMFAAIDVDISNRFIPYMQLHEFEGLLFNDIEVFNANFSQHELIGKTELEQTIINYPNPELINDTPQNAPSHRLNRLIKGYNKIVYGSILAENIGLIKIRNKSPRFNNWITTLENL from the coding sequence ATGAAAAGAATTATCATAATATGTGAGGGCCAAACCGAGCAGGAATTTTGCAAAGATGTATTACAGCCTCATTTCAACTCAAAAGAAATTTACCTGCACCTTCCTACGATTAAGAGATCAGGTGGTGGAATAGTACCATGGCCCGCTTTTAAGAAACAAATAGAAAATCATTTACTACAGGATAAAGAAGCTTTCGTAACAACCTTTGTTGATTATTACGGCATTCATGACAAGCATAATTTTCCGGAATGGGGAATGTCAAAACAAATGATTGACAAGAATGCTAAGATGACTTTTCTTGAAAGTTCCATGTTCGCAGCAATCGACGTTGATATAAGCAACCGTTTTATACCCTACATGCAATTACATGAATTTGAAGGATTATTATTTAACGATATAGAAGTCTTTAATGCCAACTTTTCTCAACACGAGCTTATCGGCAAAACAGAGTTGGAACAAACCATCATTAATTACCCTAATCCTGAACTGATTAATGACACGCCTCAAAACGCTCCATCGCACAGGTTAAATCGTTTAATAAAGGGCTATAATAAAATTGTTTATGGCTCAATTTTAGCCGAAAACATTGGCTTGATAAAGATCAGGAATAAAAGCCCCCGGTTTAACAACTGGATAACAACATTGGAAAATCTGTAG